The Deinococcus aerolatus DNA window CCACGGCCGCCCGGCAGCTGGGCGGGGAACTGCTGATTTACACCCGGCGCGGCGCCGGCACCACCTTTACCCTGCGCCTGCCGGTCACGCGCCGCGTCATCGACGTGCTGCCGGTGCAGGTGGCCGGCGTCGAACTGGGCTTTGCGGTGGGCAGCGTGCGCGCCCTGCGCGAGCTGCGTGTCGATGAGATCCTGTTCGGGGACGCTGGGCCGGAACTGGGCTTCGAGGGCCATACGGTGCCGATCATCGACCTGCGCGCAGTGTGGGGCCGGCCGGAGGGCGGCGAGCATGAGGAGACGTTCCGGCTGGTGGTGCTGTCCACGCCCACCGGGGAACTGGCCGCGCGCGTCGACGACTTCGGGCAGATCGAGGAAGTCAGCGTGACGCCGCTGGGCGGCCTGCTCAGCGGGCTGGACTACCTGTCCGGCACGGCCCTATCAGCCGCCGGGCACGCCTTCCCGGTTCTTGACCCGACCGGCCTGGGCCGCCTGGCCCGCCGCCCGCAGGACTTCCTGCAGTCGACCGGCGCAGCCGGCGCCTCTGCGCGGCGCACCCGCATCCTGCTGGTGGACGACTCGCTGAGCGTCCGGCGCCTGGTGGGCCGCATGCTGGAAAACGGCGGCTACGCGGTGGTCACGGCCAACGACGGCCAGGAGGCACTGGACCTGCTGCAACAGGACGCCGACTTCGGCGCGGTGGTCAGCGACCTGGAAATGCCGCGCATGAACGGCTACGAGCTGCTGTCCGCCGTGCGTGCCCGGCCCGCCACCGCCGCACTGCCGCTGATGATCATGACCACCCGCGCCGGCGAGAAACACCAGCGGCTCGCGCTGCAGCTGGGAGCCAGCGACTACTTCACCAAACCGGTGGGCGAGGCCCTGCTGCTGCGCCGCATCGGCAGCGTGCTGGCCGGCGTGGCGGCGCAGGCGGCGGGCGCATGACCGCGTTTCAGACTGGCCTGTCGGTGCTGACCGTGCTGAACGATTCCTCGCGCGCCGCGATGTACGGTCACCTGGCCGCCCTGGCCGGCGTCACCGTGATCCAGGCCGACGGCGCGCTGCACGCCCTGACCCAACTGGAGCGCACCCCGGTGGACGCCATCATCTGCGACGCGCAGATGTCGGACATGAGCGGCGCGGAGTTCCGCAGCATCCTGCAGCACGACGCCCACACCGGGGACCTGCCGGTCTACCTGATCGGAGACGAGGTGCCCGGCGTGTCCGGCCTGAGCGGCCCGGCCGGCCCGCAGGTGCTGGCCGAGGCGCTCGACGCGCTGGGGGTCAACGGCGCCGCGTATCCACTGCCGCTGCGGGCCACCGCTGCGCCGCAGCTGTCGGGCCAGCTCGATCCGTTCAGCCTGACCGAATTCCTCAACTGGGCCGCGGAGCTGGCGTGCAGCGGCCACTGGCTGGTCACCGTCAGCGCCGGCGGCAGCCCGCCCTGCAGCGGGCACCTCACCATGACGGTCGGCCGCCTGACCTACGCCGAGTTCGCGGGCCTCGCCGGCCGCGCCGCCGTGCTCGAACTCCTGCGCCGCAGTGAGCGCGGCGTCGGCCAGTTCCGGTTTTACGACTGCGCCGATCTGCCGGCCGGCCGCCAGCCGGATCTTGCCGCCTCGACCCCCCGGCTGCTGATGGAACTGGCCGTGGACCTCGACGAGCTTGGGCTCGGCGGTCCTACCGGCCGCCGGCACTGATCGCCCACTCCAATTTCCCAAGCCGTCCCCAAAGGAACCCCATGCCCCAGATTTTTATCGTTGACGACAGCATCAGTGTCCGCAAGGCGCTGGAGATCACCTTCAAACGCCACGCGCTGGATTCCTTCAGCGCCGTCAGTGCCGAGCACGCCCTGGAGACCCTGGCCGGCGATCCGCATTTCGACCTGCTGATGGCCGACGTGATCATGCCGGGCATGAGCGGCCTGGAACTGTGCTCCGAGCTTCGCCGTGACGCCCGCTTCGACCACCTGCCTATCGTGCTGATGAGCGGCAACGTGGACGACGAGATCCGGCGTCAGGCGCGCGAGGTCGGTGCCAACGGTGTGTTGCGCAAGCCCTTCAGCCCCGACGAACTGATCCCGCTGGTCGAGGGCCTGCTGCGCGCCGCTGAGGACAGCATGGCCGCGGAACCCGAACCCGCCGCTGAACCCGCCGCGCCTGAGGCTGCGCCCGAGAGTGTCCCCAGCCAGCTTGACCGCTTGGTGGCCGAGTACCGCCGCCGCAGCGACGTGGAAGACCTGATTGTGCTGGACGCCCACGGCCAGATCATGCTGGCCGGCGGCGAACCGGGTTCGCCAGGGGCTGCCGAGCGCCTGCCGATGTACGCCCGGCACTTCGTCGCCACTGCCAGCGTCATCGGCCAGCATCTGCTGGGTGACGCGTTGCAGTCGGTAACCCTGCGCTACGCGGGCCGCGAGGCCACCTTCCATCCGCAGGACGGGCACCTGGTCATCGCCCTGACGCGCCTGGACCTCAAGACGCTGAACTAGCGCCCGCGCCGCGCAGATAGGCCCCCACTTCAGGCCCGCCGCAGGGTGACCCGGTGGGGGCCAGCGCCTGCATAACCCTTCGGGGACCAGCAGACCGGAAATTGACTACAGTAGCCAGATGATGTTCAGTTCCGGCACGACAGATCCCCTGATGCTGCAAGAAGCCCGACAGACCCCCGCCGTGATCGCGCGGCAGCTCTCGGAGAACGCGCAGGCGGCCGGGGCGCTGGCAGAGGTGCTGCGGGAGCGCCGTCCGGCCTACGCCGTGACCATCGCGCGCGGCAGCAGCGACCACGCCTGCACGGTGCTGAAGTACGCGCTAGAAACCGAGCTGTCGCTGCCGGTGGCGTCGCTGGGGCCCAGCGTTCACACCCTGTACGGCGCGCGGCTGGACCTGCGCGGCGCGCTGGTGATCGCCGTGTCGCAGAGCGGGGCCAGCCCGGACGTGGTGGAAAATGTCCGCATGGCGCGGGAGGGCGGCGCCCTGACCGTGGCGCTGGTTAATGTGGAGGACAGTGACCTGGCGCAGGCGGCCGAGTTTACCCTGCCGCTGCGCTGCGGCGAGGAGCGGGCGGTGGCGGCCACCAAGAGCTACCTGGCCAGCCTCACGGCTTTTCTGCCGGTGATTGCGGCGCTGGGGCCCGACGGCCGACTGCAGGCAGCGCTGGACCGCCTGCCGGAGACGCTGCAGCGCACGCTGGAACTGGAGGACGCCGCCAACGCTCTGGCCGCGCGCTACAGCTTCGCCCAGAACCTGCTGATCCTGGCCCGCGGCCTGCACTACGGCGTGGCCCAGGAAGCCGCGCTGAAGCTCAAGGAAACGTCGGGCATCCACGCCGAGGCCTACAGCGCCGCCGAGTTCAGCCACGGCCCCAAACGCCTGCTGGCCGAGGGCCTGCCCCTGCTGGGCTTCTCCTCAGCCGACGCGGCGTGGCCGGCCACCAGCGCGGCCTACGGTGACCTGCGCGCAGGTGGGGCTGACCTGCGGACCCTGGGGCCGGCAGCCGGCAGCACCCTGCAGACGCCCGGCACCGGGCACGGCCTGACCGACACGG harbors:
- a CDS encoding DUF4388 domain-containing protein; translation: MTAFQTGLSVLTVLNDSSRAAMYGHLAALAGVTVIQADGALHALTQLERTPVDAIICDAQMSDMSGAEFRSILQHDAHTGDLPVYLIGDEVPGVSGLSGPAGPQVLAEALDALGVNGAAYPLPLRATAAPQLSGQLDPFSLTEFLNWAAELACSGHWLVTVSAGGSPPCSGHLTMTVGRLTYAEFAGLAGRAAVLELLRRSERGVGQFRFYDCADLPAGRQPDLAASTPRLLMELAVDLDELGLGGPTGRRH
- a CDS encoding response regulator, translating into MPQIFIVDDSISVRKALEITFKRHALDSFSAVSAEHALETLAGDPHFDLLMADVIMPGMSGLELCSELRRDARFDHLPIVLMSGNVDDEIRRQAREVGANGVLRKPFSPDELIPLVEGLLRAAEDSMAAEPEPAAEPAAPEAAPESVPSQLDRLVAEYRRRSDVEDLIVLDAHGQIMLAGGEPGSPGAAERLPMYARHFVATASVIGQHLLGDALQSVTLRYAGREATFHPQDGHLVIALTRLDLKTLN
- a CDS encoding SIS domain-containing protein, which encodes MMFSSGTTDPLMLQEARQTPAVIARQLSENAQAAGALAEVLRERRPAYAVTIARGSSDHACTVLKYALETELSLPVASLGPSVHTLYGARLDLRGALVIAVSQSGASPDVVENVRMAREGGALTVALVNVEDSDLAQAAEFTLPLRCGEERAVAATKSYLASLTAFLPVIAALGPDGRLQAALDRLPETLQRTLELEDAANALAARYSFAQNLLILARGLHYGVAQEAALKLKETSGIHAEAYSAAEFSHGPKRLLAEGLPLLGFSSADAAWPATSAAYGDLRAGGADLRTLGPAAGSTLQTPGTGHGLTDTVPSALAFYLFAAHLALGRGLNPDAPPLLSKVTRTR